In Leptodactylus fuscus isolate aLepFus1 chromosome 9, aLepFus1.hap2, whole genome shotgun sequence, the genomic window CCTCCCTCTCACCTTGTTTAATGTGTAAACAGCCATTTAATGTCAGCTGCGCCAGCCCTTTAAGCATGCAGCTCAGGGCACCTGCGATTGGCTGCGCTCCTCCACACCCCGCCTGACATGTCCATCTAGAATGTTTTTCTTGTTATTTTAACTCTTGCTGACAAAGGCCTCTTCATCTGCTTCATAAAGGGCAGAGATGACCATTAAGCAAGCTACATATCAAGCCACCTTATGTCATGTCCAGGCTTTCAGGTCACTCTCTTTACCTTTAACCACGGTGATACAGAACTGGAATACCAATACttgcataaaatatacaaaattacATATCTAAAAATGGAGAAATACAAAGAAAATGACAACATATAATCTTAGAgggtatattattcctgtacttgtTGCAGTTGCCCTCACAACTAAAGTACTTGTAATGGTGACCACTGATATGACGGCAAACACAATATCCTTCTGAATAGTCAGTAATACGGAGAAATTGTATCAGCACATTCCATAATAATCAGTAATCTGTCCACAACTCAGATGGCTGTCACTGAATGTATCTGATCACAGTATATATTGCTTTCTATTGTTGCAATGGATATTCCAATAACAAAAATAGATTCCTTATAGcacatatagtatacatatagTTTACATAATGCACAAATGGCTATTATAACAATCCATATCATACAGAAGTAGCAGCACAGGTTAAAGTGCATGGATAGATAAAAATAATCTAAGAATCCAACCCAGTGAATATCTGGTTATTGTATAACTTTTATAGCTATTGGCAAATAAATCAATTTGTTTCAGATGTGGAGTTATCAATAGAAGAATAAGGCATACAATATGTATTTTAATATAGTGTATTTGTAATCTCAGAGATCAATAGCCATCGGTTTCCTCGtacagtactacaacccccagaatGTTCTTGCCACTTTAGTGTGGGTGCTGGGAAGTGAAGCCTCACAATAGCTGGAGTGCTGAGGGTTTATATTTGTGTGTCTATACAGATTTAGAGAGAGAATTATATTGGGAAGTTCTCCCCTAGGGCTTCTGGACCCTCTTCACCCCATGAGTGAAGAGAAATAATCATGTTTATCTACGATCAGTCACAGGACGAGCTTCtcatacaatatatactgtatgtaaacctcAGGCACTCTACAACATATTTGCTGTATTATGAACTACTATTGCATGCTACATCACATCCTATTGGTAATCTGACTTCTGCCCCCTAGAAGGAATTAATAGGGGAGGGGGAAAGCAAGTTGTAACACTTtagccatatattatatttacattgCATGTtcatatgtacacacatacacacacacacacacactgtgcaGGGCTAACAATGTAACCTCCATTATGCTTGCACAGTATAGATGGACTTGTATAAGCCGCACACCTTTTTATTTTCATTAAACTGTCAGAAAGCTCTAGCTGTACGCTGACTCTCTGCTGTAGTCAGTTCATTTTGTAGAATAGTTCCCCATGGATAATGGGGCTGCAGCTTTGTGGAAAGTCCTCGACTCCCTTCAAGCCTGACTGATGTTCACAAGCCGCCACTGTCAGGaggtgctcagtctgtacagtcagCACTGGATGCACATATGACCCCTTTACTCCGTGTTTGTCCTTCCCCTAATTATTGATGATTCATCCTATACATTCATGAAAAATCTTTGACTTGTTATGAAAGTATATGTAACAAACGatgcatctaattatacaatatcaattttattaaaaataattttattgtgAAGCTAGCCCCAACTTTGGCTCCTTAACTCCACAGACTCCATAACCTTGCATCCCTGAACCAATTAATATGTAACTAAAAGGCCAGCGCATCTGAATGATATATTTGTAACCATGGTAAAGCTTCTTCTGAAAATGGTCAAATAGTTGTTTAATAAGAATGTATTGGCATCTGTGTCGGGGGCTCTGTCAGTAGTGAAATACACCCAGAATAGCAGAGCGTGCTGCACTGTTATACCTTGTAAAGTTATTAGATCCCATGACTGAAACTCTGTGGACCTCATCATATTTGGTATCAATTCTAAATATAATTAGTATTTTTATTACTGTTGTTCTACTTGTATGATGGAGCAGAACAAAGCAGATCACtagtgttaatgtgaacagtacTTAAACGTTTACAGTCAGTTTGGTAACACCTATTGCTAACAAGTGCCGGGAAGCAATTGTAAAAACCTAAAATATCAAGAATTCTTAGCAGTACACTGGAAGTTATCAAAGGCCTCATTGAATCCGCAACACAGACTGGTCAGCCTCACCTGAATGGAACTtagtttatttcacaatatgcagtcTGGAGCAACTAGGATGTCTCTGTGGCTCCCAACTGCTATCCCCGCACAGATCTAATACTACTTCCTCTTCCACCTTTCCTTCTTGGAGATGCTGAAATCTTCCCTTTACCTTGTGTTCTCACAATCACACCAAACTAGCAGTGTGGGGTTTAGTAGCTTGTAGCAAGGGAACCACCCTCTTAGCTCCAGATTGTAAAAGAAATGTaatatctctgcaacagaggcCTGCATTTTTGTTGGGAATGAGGCATTACTTTCAAGTGTACCTGACCTATCTGTACTGCTGATGCTCCACCCTGGCAACAGActcactttaggctaaggccccacataacaagctgcagacaaaacatactgtggcagaaacgcatcgTTCTGAGAAGAAAACTCTCTGCTTCAATTGTACCTATATGgagaacaccagcatttccataggtataattgacaaatcGCTATTTACAAAAATGCTTGTGTTCTTGAAATCACAGCACTtctgtagcagatttttttttttttttcttcttcctgtaacgtgtggatgggatttgtcggAATCCCTtctactttgcaggtacggtAAAACGATGTGTTTTAGCAACGTGAGGCCTCTGCCTTAAAGTGGCTCTGGTGTTTTAGCTTTCCAACAGATGACAGCTGGGAACCAGTAATCCTCACAAGAAGGGGCTGTTGAGTCCTGCAGCACATAACAAATACAAATTCTGTTActactgtctcttctgtattcTGCCTTTGAAAATATCCTGATCATTTCGATCTTTCACAGTACCATTTATATGGCGGCGTCACATGTTCCCTATGTCATCTTCACGCAcagtttcagggttttttttttctttgaaaaaaGAATGCCATTAGTTTAATCCATTTTCTATGCATGAATTCTCAATAGTATTCTATATTTCATTATAAGCATATAGTGGTTTTGGGCGACTCAAATGATAAAAAGCATAGAGAACATGCTGCATTTAAATCAAATAACTTAGAACTATTGTATAAttcatacatatatttatattcttATATGCACACATAATCTATTTCTTTTGTCTGCAGAGAATATGCATCTGGAGATTAAGGTCGCCCTGAATTTTATTATCTCATACCTATACAATAAGCTTCCAAGAAGAAGAGCAGATCTGTTTGGTGAAGAACTAGAGAGGCTTTTAAAAGGCAAATATGAAGGTCACTGGTACCCTGAAAAGCCACTGAAGGGCTCTGGCTATCGCTGTGTTCACATTGGTGAAACGGTTGATCCAGTAGTGGAGCAAGCTGCACGCAGAAGTGGTCTTGATATAGAAGATGTAAGAGCAAATGTACCAGAAGAGCTGAGTGTTTGGATTGATCCATTTGAAGTGTCTTACCAAATTGGGGAGAAGGGAACAGTAAAAGTCTTGTATTTAGAAGATGTAGAGAGCAGCACAGAGCTGGATAAAGAGATAAAAAGTAGCTTCAATCCTGAGGCCCAAGCATTCATCCCAATTACAAACCAAGAGACCTCCTTGTCAAACTCTCCATCTCCTTCCTTTGGTCAGTCTCCAAGTCCAACTTTCATCCCTCGTGCCACTCAGCCAATTACCTTTACTACTGCCACATTTGCAGCCACCAAATTTGGTTCCACTAAAATGAAGAAAGGAGGTCAACGCATGGCACGATCACCCACTAACAACCTCGCAAAGCACAAGGGTCTGTCGCTTTCCATGCATTCACTGAACTTCAGTCCAGCCCAGGGACCCCCATCCCAGCTTTCTCCAAACGCCAAGGAGTTTGTCTTCAGCGGTCCACCCGGGTTATTTTATGAGGGGGATAGCCAGAACCTTCCAAGCCCTGGTCAgtttgcaacatccttcagcactGGGAGCAGCCTGTTTAATGAGAAATCACCTTTTGTGGACGGATTAAACTTCAGCCTCCCCTATCCAAGCCAGCCGTTCCAGCCTGTTGTCCTGGCTAATTGAGGTTATTGAAGAGAATATtattttgaagaattgaagatcAAGATCTAAAAAAATGtaaaccttttttattttttttccctccttttGTCTCTCAGAAAAGATAAATAAACACAAGTAGATATTACTGGGATACACAGTACTTGGGTTGCGTTGCTACTGGACACTTGTGAAGTTCTCAcctttttttacaaaaaatgaaaatatgtGAATATAATAAGAGATTAtatggatacatttttttttccccctttacaACTGGCTGCTTCAGAGTAAACCTCGGATGGTTTTGAATTCTTCTCAGTATGCacaagaggaagaaaaaaataacttttggTCTGCATGGTCATATCAAAAGAATGGTGCCTGTGGCAGGATTGCCATGCTTGGAGTTTTATATTTTGATTCGCTCTTTTACAACTTCGCCCTCTGCCAGCCTGGGGGAACATCTCTTCTTACATTTTGTTATTGGGGGTTAGAATTCTTATTTATTTCTGTATGAGTTCCTTTTCTATTgctacttactttttttttttttctgttgtctgttcgtagtgtgttttttttttttttttttttttttcttgtctaaatcatattttatttaatttccatACACCATTGCCATGTATTGGTACTTCAATCTGGAGAAGGCATTACACGTATTACAAGAATACTTTGTAGCATCAGGAGGAAATTGCCCAATTTTATTCAATATTAACCAAATACCTTAACATTTAAATTTAACACATT contains:
- the TOB2 gene encoding protein Tob2 — its product is MHLEIKVALNFIISYLYNKLPRRRADLFGEELERLLKGKYEGHWYPEKPLKGSGYRCVHIGETVDPVVEQAARRSGLDIEDVRANVPEELSVWIDPFEVSYQIGEKGTVKVLYLEDVESSTELDKEIKSSFNPEAQAFIPITNQETSLSNSPSPSFGQSPSPTFIPRATQPITFTTATFAATKFGSTKMKKGGQRMARSPTNNLAKHKGLSLSMHSLNFSPAQGPPSQLSPNAKEFVFSGPPGLFYEGDSQNLPSPGQFATSFSTGSSLFNEKSPFVDGLNFSLPYPSQPFQPVVLAN